Proteins co-encoded in one uncultured Draconibacterium sp. genomic window:
- a CDS encoding manganese efflux pump MntP family protein codes for MTITKFITFLLLGIGLSFDSFAVSVSCGLMKREIKFKQATIVAASLASFQATLPVIGWLVGEALKNLIASVDHWIAFGLLGLIGGKMILEGIKENGTLNNFDPFKISVLIGLSVATSIDALFVGLSFGFLNIPILYPILVIGSVTFIAAMLGMLFGKNISAKRSHQSLILGGIILIVIGLKILIEHLLLHSS; via the coding sequence ATGACTATCACAAAATTCATAACCTTTTTACTTCTCGGTATTGGCTTAAGTTTCGATTCCTTTGCAGTTTCTGTGTCGTGTGGTTTGATGAAACGCGAGATCAAATTTAAACAAGCCACAATCGTTGCTGCGTCACTGGCATCTTTTCAGGCCACTCTCCCAGTTATTGGCTGGCTGGTAGGCGAAGCGCTAAAAAACCTGATTGCCTCGGTAGATCATTGGATCGCTTTTGGCTTATTGGGATTAATCGGCGGAAAAATGATTCTGGAAGGGATTAAAGAAAATGGAACACTCAACAACTTTGATCCCTTTAAAATTAGTGTATTAATTGGTCTTTCGGTAGCAACAAGCATTGATGCATTGTTTGTTGGATTAAGTTTTGGATTCCTCAATATTCCCATATTATATCCGATCTTGGTTATTGGCTCAGTAACTTTTATTGCAGCCATGTTGGGCATGCTGTTTGGGAAAAACATCTCGGCTAAAAGAAGTCACCAATCGCTTATTTTGGGAGGAATAATTTTAATTGTCATTGGGCTCAAAATATTGATAGAACATTTGCTACTTCACTCTTCCTGA